From a region of the Corallococcus coralloides DSM 2259 genome:
- a CDS encoding DUF3332 domain-containing protein — MKFRPSRWLGVLCAGVLMMHATGCFGSFKLTTKIWQFNKGISGNKFVQWLVFLVFIVVPVYEIGTLVDALVVNSIEFWTGGNPVSSVEGEDSNTRIVKLSPTDTLKMSRDVESGVMRLELQREGQEPVVRYFEPLEDGMVARDEAGALLIRAQGQADGAVKVTNATGSTVTVHARDAVDAARQLFLDGGAPALAQFATHQGQLSQGMATLDTCTP, encoded by the coding sequence ATGAAGTTTCGTCCGTCCCGATGGCTCGGTGTGCTGTGCGCGGGTGTCTTGATGATGCATGCGACGGGCTGCTTCGGCTCGTTCAAGCTCACGACGAAGATCTGGCAGTTCAACAAGGGCATCTCTGGCAACAAGTTCGTCCAGTGGCTGGTGTTCCTCGTGTTCATCGTGGTGCCCGTCTATGAAATCGGCACGCTGGTGGACGCGCTCGTCGTCAACAGCATCGAGTTCTGGACCGGCGGCAATCCGGTGAGCAGCGTGGAGGGCGAAGACTCCAACACGCGCATCGTGAAGCTCAGCCCCACCGACACGCTGAAGATGTCCCGCGACGTGGAGTCCGGCGTCATGCGCCTGGAGTTGCAGCGCGAGGGCCAGGAGCCCGTGGTGCGCTACTTCGAACCGCTGGAGGACGGCATGGTCGCGCGCGACGAAGCGGGCGCCCTGCTCATCCGCGCGCAGGGGCAGGCGGACGGCGCGGTGAAGGTGACGAACGCCACCGGCTCCACCGTGACCGTGCACGCTCGGGACGCCGTGGACGCCGCGCGCCAGCTCTTCCTGGACGGCGGCGCTCCGGCGCTCGCGCAGTTCGCCACGCACCAGGGACAGCTCTCCCAGGGCATGGCCACGCTCGACACCTGCACGCCGTGA
- a CDS encoding sigma 54-interacting transcriptional regulator, with amino-acid sequence MPSVPPAPIPTHTVVAERAQAERLSAQRFHLVLLDTERAGTVYPLATEDLRVGKSTDNDVVIDHPTVSRNHLVVRRQGDRFLVQDLGSTNGTFLDGAQVREAYLRPGALLEVGDVRLRFSPQMAPVQVEPTAEDRLGDLVGRSLPMRQIFALLQRIAPTDSTVLLVGETGSGKGAGAKAIHKLSPRAAGPLVVFDCASVSDSLIESELFGHEKGAFTGAVGQRIGCLERAHGGTLFLDEIDDLALDLQPKLLRAIEDREFRRLGSSSPISFDARIVVASKKDLWAETQAGRFREDLYFRLSVFTVSLPPLRDRKEDIPLLVEAFAGEGLWPRLPEKIQEQFLGHTWPGNVRELRNALERARHMVDIPGLAGENLLREFTRDVPAPAGDFLPVEFTGPFKVCKDELVRAFEREYLTRLLGRARGNIARAAREAELDRKHLYSLLHKYGLVQSEPD; translated from the coding sequence ATGCCTTCCGTTCCTCCCGCCCCCATCCCCACGCACACCGTCGTCGCCGAACGGGCGCAGGCAGAGCGGCTGTCCGCGCAGCGCTTCCACCTGGTGCTGCTGGACACCGAGCGCGCGGGCACCGTGTACCCGCTCGCCACGGAGGACCTGCGCGTCGGCAAGTCCACCGACAACGACGTCGTCATCGACCACCCCACGGTCAGCCGCAACCACCTGGTGGTGCGCCGCCAGGGCGACCGCTTCCTCGTGCAGGACCTGGGCTCCACCAACGGCACCTTCCTCGACGGCGCCCAGGTGCGTGAGGCCTACCTGCGCCCCGGCGCCCTGCTGGAAGTGGGCGACGTGCGCCTGCGCTTCAGCCCGCAGATGGCGCCCGTGCAGGTGGAGCCCACCGCCGAGGACCGGCTGGGCGACCTCGTGGGCCGCAGCCTGCCCATGCGCCAGATCTTCGCGCTGCTCCAGCGCATCGCCCCCACGGACTCCACCGTGCTGCTGGTGGGCGAGACGGGCTCCGGAAAGGGCGCGGGCGCCAAGGCCATCCACAAGTTGAGCCCCCGCGCGGCCGGGCCGCTCGTCGTGTTCGACTGCGCCAGCGTGTCCGACTCGCTCATCGAGTCCGAGCTGTTCGGCCACGAGAAGGGCGCCTTCACCGGCGCGGTGGGCCAGCGCATCGGGTGCCTGGAGCGCGCCCACGGCGGCACCCTCTTCCTGGACGAAATCGACGACCTCGCCCTGGACCTGCAGCCCAAGCTGCTGCGCGCCATCGAGGACCGCGAGTTCCGCCGCCTGGGCTCCTCGTCGCCCATCTCCTTCGACGCGCGCATCGTCGTGGCCAGCAAGAAGGACTTGTGGGCGGAGACGCAGGCGGGCCGCTTCCGCGAGGACCTCTACTTCCGCCTGTCTGTCTTCACCGTCAGCCTGCCGCCCCTGCGCGACCGCAAGGAGGACATCCCGCTGCTCGTGGAGGCCTTCGCGGGCGAGGGCCTGTGGCCCCGGCTGCCGGAGAAGATTCAAGAACAGTTCCTGGGGCACACCTGGCCGGGCAACGTGCGTGAATTGCGCAACGCCCTGGAGCGCGCCCGGCACATGGTGGACATCCCGGGCCTCGCCGGGGAGAACCTCCTGCGCGAGTTCACCCGCGACGTGCCCGCCCCCGCCGGGGACTTCCTGCCGGTGGAGTTCACCGGGCCGTTCAAGGTCTGCAAGGACGAGCTCGTCCGCGCCTTCGAGCGCGAGTACCTCACGCGCCTCCTGGGCCGCGCCCGGGGCAACATCGCCCGCGCCGCCCGCGAGGCGGAGCTGGACCGCAAGCACCTCTATTCGCTCTTGCACAAGTACGGGCTCGTTCAGAGCGAGCCGGACTGA